The Macadamia integrifolia cultivar HAES 741 chromosome 3, SCU_Mint_v3, whole genome shotgun sequence genome segment TGCATATGTGATACTCAAGGTAATTATTCTACTTTTTCAatgactgattttttttttttataccctACAGTAATATGAGGACCCATCTTAGGTGGATTGATCACATTAAAGTTTATTTTTCACTTGCATTACTAAATCGGCTCTTTCATCTACAGCATAAGAAAGCCCGAGAGGCCTCGTGATCAGATGTCAGACACTCAAGACTCTTCCCCTGGGTCTAACCCCAAAGTTTAGTACTGAACCAACCTAGGCCTAATGTAGTCTATTTGCACCCGTGCAAGCTTACATGTAGTCAAGATGCTAGAAGAGCACCATGACAatctttttagagttttttctttttttgaaacaaaCAATTCCGAAGTTTAGTGCTGGTCCAACCTTCTGATGGTTAGGCAAGGTTATAAACCCAGATCCTTTTAGGTTAGTAGATATAAGATCATTCTTCATATATTCTTATTCGAGCTGAATTGGAATAGGCTAGAAGAATTCAAACAAAACACTAGAAATTGGaatcagaaaaagaaacaaaaactttaacagatttataatttttcttaaatttgtTTTATTCAAAAGACTTGTAGATCTTATTGTAAGAAATATGATTCATtgatattttattaataataaaaagaataaaaatgatcATCAAAGAACATTAATAAACATTAATGATTGACTCCAACAAAAATTGGACTTGAAGCTGGCCGATTCGATTCTGATCCATACGAACCATGTGGCCAGATGCcaatatatatatcaatttgaaatttcaacACAGGCACTCGAAATTTAGCCTCACGATACTGCAACTTGCATTTGTGCTATAGGACGGTTGGACCACAGCCGAGCGAATAGCAATCCATCAACGAAGTgggaagaataataataatttatcaaCTATACGATTTAAAACTTGTAACTAACAACACCCACTGTGTTTGTCTTATCACTCCCTGAGTCCCCTCTCCTTGGAAAGTGGTTGGCTTTACCAAGAAAGCAGTAAAGTGTCTCTAAAAGAAGGGAGGGAAATCTACTAGAGTCTTGTCATCTACACTTCGAGGATAAAAATGCTGGTAATACATCTATGTTTATGCATGTATGCTAGTACTTTAAACATTATTgtgtattttcttaattttgaaGTCTGAACAAGAATATTAtgtttagaataaaaaaattataaaaataaatggatCATAAGTCATAATTGTCTTCTGTAATCCAGAAACATTTCCTTTTGGAAccagatcctctcaagtgtgcCTAGTGCGCATCTGATGGCCAGGGGTCATGTCTGAGTGTTGTCAGTCGTTCGATGCACGTTAGGCACATGGGCATTGGAGAGGATTCATGTCCAAAAAATTTCCTAAAAGGTAATGTGGCTCATGCATCAGCGCGGGGATCAATAAGAGTAAATGTAAAAGCATCAACAACGGTGGGTTTTCTGTTTTTCATAGAGTAAGTTTGGATGTAGAAGTCACATTGCCTTTTgggcttctttttcccaaattataataaaaaaaaaaaaaaaaaaagaaagagaagctaCTCACAAGCACTGGTACACGCCAACGAGCACgaccaatgggagggcatgAGGCAGCGTGGTCTTTTTCACACCTACTATGTCTAGGCGTAGACACACACTCATGAGTAGCGTTCTttattccttaaaaaaaaatgatacactTATGGGTAAGAGGATGTTACCCGCTTGCACGGCCACGCTAGCTAgtagaccaatgggaggccgcaCAAAGAGATATTCAGCATAGTATTTCATGGCCTCCTGTGTCTAGACGTAGGCACACGCAACTgggtagctttctttttccctagtGGTGATTTCCTCACCAGTTATTTGTGGTAGGTGTACCACATGTAATTTGGACTTGGCTCATCATCAAGTGCCATCCATCCTCTCCAACAAGTTGAAGAGCACTAGGGGAGTTCGAGGTGGACTATAACGAGGAGGACGACAACTTGGTTCGCTCTTACCGCTccgttcatttttttttttttaactaaatttTTTTCCGTGGAGAGGATGAAGAAATTTCAGCATGTGATTAGATTCTTGTCCCATCACAAACTCTCACCCCCTATAATTTGGGGGCGTACTCCTCCCCTTGGGCATCTGACAATCTGGATGCCCATGAAAAAGGAATTCATCTTTACCATgggtgaaaagaaaaatcacaattttttttgggggtgggggaagagatTGCTATCTGGTAGCGTGGTCCTTGCACTAGCAtgagggccaatgagagcacatgtAAGTGTTggatagaattttttatttcacgtGAATGTGATGATAATTTCACATGATTCTATGTTTGATGCAGAAGTTATGCGACCAGGTaacattctttttatttatttatttcccctTTGTGACAACCTAAAATATGTGAAGAATTAATTTGTTGGAAGTACATGAAATGCACACCATCGTGGATTCAcggtatcattttttatttgtatgAGTTTTAAGGCTTTAAGGCTTTAAGGCCTCAAGGCTTGAGGCTTAAGCTCTTTTATCCCTGATGCTCCCCAAACTAGCACATTTCTACTTGACCAGTTGACCTCCGATATGCAAAGAGTAGTTATTCTCCAAATCACTCTATACACTTTTATGTATATAGTATAATATATATCGTTCTTGGATTCTCCAATTCAAATCACTCACTGTCTGGGAAGACTAGAGAAGAGAATAAGCATATGCTCTCCTCACACACTGACACTGCTAGTGGAATTTAATGTTGGTGGGGAAGAAGGAATAAATGCTTCGACCACACCACGTATGACTAAGACTATGTGTACGGCTCACATAGCATATCTTGTGTATGCCcctcctttattttattttatttatttttaatttatgtgGCTTAGGAATATCGCATCTGCttacatttttttatattttttaaatgaaagttTTTCTTACCATGAGAGAAGAGATGATGACAACTGGGTTCAGTGGAACCTGGAAGGCTGGATTGGAGAAGATAACTGAGGGTTGCTACTtgtttagatgatgatgatgacaagcATTTCTCGCGAGTGTTTGCGTATTGGGAAATTGGACGGTCATGAGTTAAGGAATCCTAATACATGGATTTGAGATACTTCAAAATACAAATGATTACAAGCTTTTCCGAAGAGACacaacaaataaacaaaaattagGGAAAGATAATGATTTGAGTTAGGAACCAAAGCgaaaattgtaataaaaaagGACACACCTTTCTTCTCACGACTCAAAtatgacaaaaagaaaaattgaatccCTTTGTGGCACAACAAGGAGTCTCGTGTACATTAAATGATTAAATATGTTCAAGCACAAAACTTAAGGCGATCACACGCAGTTGGAGACATTTGTGAGCATTGGATGCAAGTCAGACGCCTTGTTGCACCACAAAGGATCCAAGTACAAAAAAGAATACAAGTACAAACTTTGGACTTTAATTGCTAAATATGAGGAcccaatattatatatataaaaaaaaagaggaatttttttgttattatccGAGTTGCTCCTCTGGGTTCATAAATATCATTTtagatttttgtatttttaaaaaGTCTtctgagattttatttcttcagTTGCCAGCATGGGTGGTAGCTACTTGATTGCAAGTATGGGCTGCAATGACCCAAGAGAGGGAGTGTGGGGGGACCCAAGATGATCAATGAGTCATCGCTGCTCCATTATGGGTCGGACAAAATTTAGTTGATGACTGTGCTCACAACcaagaaaatagaatttcaataggtattttaaaaaattcgaaaacctaaaatgatatttatgaagaaaaatgaattattttatttctttgatggTAAGCATAGATTTTAATACCACGTCACCCTTGAGCATGGCCCCAAATCCAAAGgatgaaaatcctctgtttttctcatccctgtttttccttgttttgctatctacagaacacgacacgtggacaactttaacatcaacggtcaagattgagtgaggattattacatctgctgtgttgatcttaaagttgtccacatatcgtgttctgcaggtagcaaaacaagtaaaaacaaagatgagaaaaacagaggatttttttccaaatcCAAATGGGTCAAGCCAAGACCAGTAAGAGAGTTGATATTCGTTTCAACCGTTAGTGCTCCCCTTATACAGTCAGTTGCGGACCACTAGTGCTACCATTACTAATAGCCTTTCTCCAATGGTTTCCCCTCCAAtgtccactctctctctctctctcactatcacaattttttctttattctacGAGTTCGATTCTTTTGGAGCTTTTGCGCAGTCAGTACTTATTCCTACAAAGCTCTACCTCAACTGTCTTCATTTGAACACTCCTTATCCTGAAATCGTAGAGAAGAAACTGAGAAACAAAAGCCACAAACATGAGAAGGGCCTTTTTCAGTTATCTTCTCTTTACCTTACTTGTATTTGCCATCTCTTCTAGTACTTCTACATCTTCTATTGATCTTGACATCCTAATGAAGGTTAAAGCATCACTCGTCGGAGCAAAAGGTTTTGGCCTCGATGACTGGAAACCCACCTCTGTTCCCAACTCACATTGTTCTTTCTCAGGCGTCTCATGTGACAATGATTCTCGTGTGATTTCCCTCAACGTCTCATTCGTTCCCCTCTTTGGCTTCATTGCGCCGGAGATTGGATTGTTAAACAGGCTTGTCAATCTGACACTCACCTCAACCAATCTCACAGGAACACTTCCCATTGAGATTGCGAACTTGACTTCCCTCAAGTTCCTTAACCTCTCCGGCAATGGCCTGATCGATGAAATCCCCGAGGAAGTCGCCGGAGGATTACCTGAATTGGAGGTTTTCGATGTCTATAACAACAACTTCACAGGAATTCTACCGCTGGAGATCGTCAAGCTCAAGCGGCTCAAGCATCTGAGTCTCGGTGGCAATTATTTTTCCGGTGAAATCCCTGCTATATACTCTGAGATGCAGAGTTTGGAATTCTTGGGTTTGAACGCTAACAACCTCACTGGCAAGATTCCAGCGAATTTGAGCCGCCTATCGAACCTTCAGTACCTTTACATGGGGTATTTCAATTCCTATGAAGGAGGAATCCCACCTGAGTTCGGCTCCTTTCCCTCTCTGCGGAGGCTTGACCTCAGCAGCTGCCAACTCACCGGCGAAATTCCGACGAGTTTGGGACGTTTGAAACTATTGGACACGTTGTTCCTGCAACTGAACAAAATTTCAGGACAGATTCCGGCGGAACTCTCTGGACTCGTCAGTCTCATGTCCCTCGATTTATCCAACAATGAGCTCACCGGAGAGATACCGGAGAATTTCTCCGAGCTGAAGAATCTAACGTTGCTTAATCTGTTCCGCAACCATCTCCATGGCCCAGTTCCACCGTTCATAGCGGATCTCCCTAATCTCGAGGTCTTGGAGATATGGGAGAACAACTTTACGTTGGAACTTCCGGTTAATCTTGGCCTCAGTGGAAAGCTCAAGTACCTTGACGTAACATCGAATCATCTCACCGGAACGATACCTCCAGGTCTGTGTACCGGGAAGAGGTTGCAGAGGCTGATAGTGatgaaaaatttcttctttggaCCGATTCCAACTGAACTCGGTGAGTGCAAATCGTTGATTCGGGTCCGACTTTCGAAGAATTTCTTAAACGGAACGATTCCACCTGGGTTCTTGAACTTGCCTTTGGCTAACATGTTGGAACTCAGCAACAACCACTTCAGTGGCGAACTCCCCGACGAGATTTCCGGCGAAAATCTTGGTCTCTTGACGCTGTCCAACAACGTGATTACTGGTAGAATTCCTAAATCTATCGGAAAGCTCGCCAATTTGCAGATACTCTCCCTCGACATAAACCAGTTTTCCGGCGAGATTCCACCGGAGATGTTCCAGCTCAAGTCGCTTTCCAAGATAAACATCAGCAGTAATAATCTCAAAGGCTCGATTCCGAGCACTCTCTCTCGCTGTTCTTCTCTTACATCGATTGATCTCAGTCAAAACAATCTAATCGGAGAGATTCCAAATGATATTGCAAAGCTGGACATCCTCAGCACTCTCAACCTATCGAGAAACCAAATTTCTGGCCAAATACCGACTGGAATTCGATCACAGACGAGCCTAACAACGTTGGATCTCTCTTACAACAACTTGTCAGGTACAATTCCGGTTGGGGGACAATTCCTTGCTTTCAACGGCAGCACTTATATAGGAAACCCCAATCTCTGTAGTCCACTACATCACACCCCCTGTCCATCTATCCAAACCCCAGCAGGTTCTGAACAGAGAAGGTCATGTTCGAAGATAATTGTCATCATCGTATCAGTAATTGGAACTGTGTTACTTCTCACCACCGCCATTTTAAAGGTCAAATGTTACTGGAAAGAACACCACAAATCAAAGGCCTGGAAACTGACTCCATTCCAGAAACTTGGTTTTAAAGTGGAAGACGTAATCGAATGCTTGAAAGAAGAGAACATCATCGGCAAAGGAGGTGCAGGGATCGTTTACAGAGGATCGATGCCGGACGGAGTGGA includes the following:
- the LOC122073363 gene encoding receptor protein kinase CLAVATA1-like, translated to MRRAFFSYLLFTLLVFAISSSTSTSSIDLDILMKVKASLVGAKGFGLDDWKPTSVPNSHCSFSGVSCDNDSRVISLNVSFVPLFGFIAPEIGLLNRLVNLTLTSTNLTGTLPIEIANLTSLKFLNLSGNGLIDEIPEEVAGGLPELEVFDVYNNNFTGILPLEIVKLKRLKHLSLGGNYFSGEIPAIYSEMQSLEFLGLNANNLTGKIPANLSRLSNLQYLYMGYFNSYEGGIPPEFGSFPSLRRLDLSSCQLTGEIPTSLGRLKLLDTLFLQLNKISGQIPAELSGLVSLMSLDLSNNELTGEIPENFSELKNLTLLNLFRNHLHGPVPPFIADLPNLEVLEIWENNFTLELPVNLGLSGKLKYLDVTSNHLTGTIPPGLCTGKRLQRLIVMKNFFFGPIPTELGECKSLIRVRLSKNFLNGTIPPGFLNLPLANMLELSNNHFSGELPDEISGENLGLLTLSNNVITGRIPKSIGKLANLQILSLDINQFSGEIPPEMFQLKSLSKINISSNNLKGSIPSTLSRCSSLTSIDLSQNNLIGEIPNDIAKLDILSTLNLSRNQISGQIPTGIRSQTSLTTLDLSYNNLSGTIPVGGQFLAFNGSTYIGNPNLCSPLHHTPCPSIQTPAGSEQRRSCSKIIVIIVSVIGTVLLLTTAILKVKCYWKEHHKSKAWKLTPFQKLGFKVEDVIECLKEENIIGKGGAGIVYRGSMPDGVDVAIKRLVGRSSGRSDHGFSAEIQTLGRIRHRNIVRLLGFVSNNDTNLLLYKYMPNGSLGEMLHGPKGAHLQWETRYQIAVEAAKGLCYLHHDCSPLIIHRDVKSNNILLDSDLEAHVADFGLAKFLQSSGASECMSSIAGSYGYIAPEYAYTLRVDEKSDVYSFGVVLLELITGRRPVGEFGEGVDIVRWVQKTMSEISNPSDAAAVLAVVDPRLSGYPLSGVINLFKVAMLCVEENSPERPTMREVVHLLTNPPPSRSNLLDL